One genomic window of Etheostoma spectabile isolate EspeVRDwgs_2016 chromosome 5, UIUC_Espe_1.0, whole genome shotgun sequence includes the following:
- the znf703 gene encoding zinc finger protein 703: protein MRDPPGGPEALLRRQSPERSGDQSRTGAERPSVFIPTPCPLTDPLRQAQRLPIRIVKMLTAHSGHLLHPEYLQPLTSAPVSIELDAKKSPLALLAQTCSQIGKPDPPSSSKLASLSSGSLGEKESSSRSSKSGEQHHSLEDKSSFKPYSKSSGDCRKDVLGTKGPSDKAAFRLPNGSSGSGTASCPSFPPHSQSPSSSPPPLHTQSQPHRQSHSPAMQPPSHSQASHMDNKPGSSEQSSSDTNNNSAGKKDSDAAKSGMDGAQLANSSHIRASANSSNASSASSPRPESKVDSQASSQPSLGSGHIAPVSPFKPGHSVFPLPPATMGYHGSIVGAYAGYPSQFVPGLDPTKSNLGLGLQGKHPSSSPLTGASPPSLMQGLCRDPYCLTYPNAPHLGGSNCSTCIHDPSSLKSGFPLVYPSHHLHSLHPSSLSSSTPPSMSHPLYTYGFMLHNDQPHACNWVSVGGPCDKRFSTSEELLAHLRTHTAMPGMVDSKLLSAYPSSVSSTASCHLHLPPQNSPGTLPSSFSLRGSPGLGLARYHPYSKSHLPGAPGFPMTSLPSSTAYYSPYALYSQRLGSASALGYQ, encoded by the exons ATGAGAGACCCCCCCGGTGGACCTGAAGCGCTTTTACGCAGACAGTCCCCGGAGCGCAGCGGCGATCAAAGCCGGACAGGAGCGGAGAGACCGTCCGTTTTCATACCCACTCCTTGTCCTCTAACGGATCCCTTGCGTCAGGCTCAGAGGCTTCCTATCCGGATCGTAAAGATGTTGACGGCGCACAGCGGCCACTTGCTGCACCCGGAGTATCTCCAGCCCCTCACATCCGCGCCAGTCAGCATCGAA TTGGATGCCAAGAAGAGTCCTttggctctgctggcccagaccTGCTCTCAGATTGGCAAACCAGatcccccctcctcttccaaGCTGGCCTCCCTCTCCTCAGGCAGTCTGGGAGAAAAGGAATCGTCCAGCCGAtcttccaagtctggagagcaGCACCATTCCCTGGAGGACAAGTCCAGCTTCAAGCCTTACTCCAAGTCATCAGGCGACTGTCGTAAGGACGTTCTGGGGACAAAGGGGCCCTCAGATAAAGCAGCTTTCAGGTTGCCAAATGGAAGCTCCGGCAGTGGCACAGCTTCATGTCCATCCTTTCCTCCCCACTCTCAGTCACCCAGCTCCAGCCCTCCTCCTCTGCACACTCAGAGCCAGCCACACAGACAAAGCCATTCCCCCGCCATGCAGCCCCCGTCCCACTCCCAGGCCTCGCACATGGACAACAAACCAGGGAGCTCAGAGCAGTCCAGCTCGGACACTAATAACAACAGCGCTGGCAAAAAAGACTCAGACGCAGCGAAGTCAGGGATGGATGGCGCTCAGTTAGCCAACTCCAGTCACATACGGGCCAGCGCCAACTCCAGCAACGCCAGCTCTGCCAGCAGCCCTCGGCCGGAGAGCAAGGTCGACTCACAGGCCTCCTCACAGCCTAGCTTGGGCTCTGGGCACATTGCCCCTGTCTCTCCTTTTAAACCTGGACATTCTGTCTTCCCTTTGCCGCCTGCTACCATGGGCTACCATGGCTCCATTGTTGGGGCCTACGCTGGCTACCCCTCCCAGTTTGTTCCCGGCTTGGATCCTACCAAGTCTAATTTGGGGTTAGGACTTCAGGGGAAGCATCCCAGCTCCAGCCCTCTCACTGGAGCTTCACCTCCGTCCCTGATGCAGGGCTTATGTCGGGACCCGTACTGTCTGACTTACCCCAATGCACCCCACCTGGGAGGCAGCAACTGCTCCACCTGCATCCACGATCCCTCCAGCCTTAAGTCTGGTTTCCCACTGGTTTACCCCTCCCACCACCTCCATTCCCTGCACCCCAGCTCCTTGTCTTCCAGCACCCCACCTTCGATGTCCCACCCCCTCTACACCTACGGTTTCATGCTCCACAACGACCAGCCTCACGCCTGTAACTGGGTGTCCGTCGGAGGCCCCTGCGACAAGCGTTTCTCCACGTCAGAGGAGCTACTAGCCCACCTGCGCACCCACACAGCCATGCCCGGCATGGTGGACAGCAAGCTGTTGTCGGCTTACCCTTCATCGGTTTCATCGACAGCCTCCTGCCATCTCCACCTGCCCCCCCAGAACAGCCCAGGAACCCTGCCCAGCTCCTTCTCCCTCAGAGGCTCACCTGGCTTGGGCCTGGCTCGCTACCACCCCTACAGCAAATCCCACCTGCCCGGAGCGCCAGGTTTCCCTATGACatccctcccctcctccacgGCCTATTACTCCCCCTATGCCCTCTACAGTCAGAGACTGGGCTCCGCCTCGGCTCTCGGATACCAGTGA